The following nucleotide sequence is from Aquarana catesbeiana isolate 2022-GZ linkage group LG08, ASM4218655v1, whole genome shotgun sequence.
gagggatgccgtgggaagaggacagtgaGGGACCCCGTGGGTTGATTAGGGGGGAAGGACGCAGTGGGAGGACGAGGAGGGACgccatgggatgaggacagagaggaacgcggtggaaggaggaaggggagggatgCCGTAGGTAGGGGACGGGAAGGGACACCATAGGAGGACGGGCAGGGACCCTGTGGGTTTATAGGGTGGGAGGACGGGGAGGGAGGCCGTGGGAGGATGGGGAGGGACGCTGTgaaatgaggacagagaggggcgccaCGGGAGGAGGATGGGGAACGGCGCTGTCGGAGTTGGAAGGGGAGGGATGCCATGGGAATTGGACGGTGAGGGGCGctgtgggaggaggatggggaggggcGCCATGGGAGGAGGATGGGAAGGGGCGCCGTGGTAAGAGGACGGGGAGGGGCGCCGTGGGAGTTGGAAGAGGAGGGACGCCGTGGGAGTTGGAGAGGGACAACATGGAATGAGTATGGGGAGGGAAGCCGTAGGTGGGGGatgggaagggacaccatgggAGGACGGGCAGGGACCCCATGGGTTGATAGGGTGGGAGGATGGGGAGGGACGCTGTGGGAGGACGGGGAGGGACGCTGTGGAATgaagacagagagggacgccgtgggaggaggatgGGGAACGGCGCTGTGGAGGTTGGAAGGGGAGGGACGCCATGGGAATTGGACGGTGAGGGGCGctgtgggaggaggatggggagggACGCCATGGGAATTGGACGGTGAGGGGCGctgtgggaggaggatggggaggggcGCCGTGGGAGGAGGATGGGAAGGGGCACCGTGGTAAGAGGACGGGGAGGGGCGCCGTGGGAGTTGGAAGAGGAGGGACACCGTGGAGTTGGAGAGGGACAACATGGAATGAGGAtggagagggacgccgtgggaggaggaaggggagggaagcCGTAGGTGGGGGATGTGAAGGGACACCATGGGAGGATGGGCAGGGACCCCGTGGGTTGATAGGGTGGGAGGATGGGGAGGGACGCTGtggaatgaggacagagagggacgccgtgggaggaggatgaggaacgGCGCTGTgggagttggaaggggagggaCGCCATGGGAATTGGACAGTGAGGGGCGctgtgggaggaggatggggaggggcGCCGTGGGAGGAGGATAGGGAGGGGCACCGTGGGGGGAGGACGGTTGAGGGGCGCCATGGTAAGAGGACGGGGAGGGGTGCCGTGGGTTGATAGGGAGGGAGGACGGAGAGGGACGCTGTGGGAGGACAGGGAGGGACGCTGTGGAATGAGGACAGAGGGGGGCGCCGTGGGATGAGGACGGGGAACGGCGCAGTGAGAGGGGGAGGGGCGCCATGGGATTTGGAAGGGGAAGGACACCACGACAATTTGACGGGGAGGGGCACCGTGGGAGGAGGATAGGGAGGGACGCCATGGGGGGAGGGACCCGTGGGAGGAGGATGGGCAGGGATACCTTGGGAGGAGGATGGAGAGGGACCCatgggaggggggacagagagggggaaagaggtgcaattttggagttgctctgacccagtcgtctagccaCTACAATTTGGTGCTTGTCAAAGTTACTAAAATCCTTATTGGAGGAAACAACAAAAGAAAGACCGCCGCTCCAGATGAAATCAGTTGACTAAGACGCTTCGTACAGGTGCAAGCCCCGGGTCGCCTGCCGTGAAGGACTGAATTaaagaaattggctgcacaccaaCGTAGTAGAACTCCATTTATTGAATGTTCCATATGATAAACATGATACACACCACATTTGCAATGCTGAAAAACAAAggtgtacatagtacccctatcaattcaccaaaaaagtgtcaaaaagtaataacacaGGGACAGTTTTTAacaaatcatttattaaaaaataaaaaagtgtcccccgatgtaaatccatcttcaatcacgctacCCGCCACACCGccgacccagaaaaaaaaaaaagcctggcctTAATTGATGGCCAACTGCCAAATGCCTCCTTCACCATCTGACAGttattatataggtaagggcggggccacctagtgacgccagctttgcccaatcagggcacagaatgcactgtgaatTGCAGTTCATTTGGcagggcgaacaccctgcaaattcgggtgtttccCAAACGGggggaacagccaatgtttggcctgaactcatgcttgggccaaaccatTCGCCTAACACTAGTAGCTAAGCTAGTTGGATGGCTGGACAGCCTAGGCTGAGAGGTTCCAACTGTGGGCCACTAACTAAGTGACAGTTGGCATCCATCTGGCCTTTTTTCTGACTCACCACTAATTGGGTGAGCTAGCTGGGTCTGAGCTTGACAGCTGGGTGGTGTAGTTGGACTTGGGCTCGACAGCGTgagaactttggtgtgatcatgacAGTGGAGTGGGGTAGCTCACCCAGCTGGATGGCTGGATAGCCTAGGCAATTCCAACAGAGGGCCTCTGCCTTTCTTCTGACCCACCACCAATGTGCAGCCGAAGGAAAGGTCCATGATGTAGCCACAACACAGCAACTGCTAAGGTCTCACTCTTTGCCCAGATGGAAGAaagtcccataattggtgtcagtgagataaaataagttgttggtgtcagtgagaacaaAGTCTAATGCCAACCCAGCATTGGTGATACCCACCTGATCACAAGCTTCTGCTCCACTGCCTTTGCTCATGTCGAAGTCCTACTTTCACTGTCAGAAAGGAGATTGCTCAACCCAACAGATTGGTATAATTGCAGTGCCTGGTGATGGAACCCAGAGAGTCTTCTCACCTCACTGACACTCTGCATAGATTTCTGGAACCTGCTGGATGAGGACACCATGGGACAGTAGACTAAATCCCGGGACTGTCCTGCAACATCTGGGACACATGGCAACAATGACGAGGCCATTTTCACACTACGAAATGTTTcacggggctgcagttcctctgagctccacaagatgtgATCTCACaactacccagacaggaagtctctatggaaggcaggaggaagtgatgtcaggtataaatagtAAATTCCGGGTGAAAGgcgagtcgggaggaagtagagaagaGACATTGCTGGacctggcagtagaggaggtaataagatcttcttttctatttacacccagtaaccccccgtcatgtctgtcctcttcctccatagtcactgtgatgtcttttatctccagcagatgatgatacacacatatatagtgtggaaacctagattaaccccttcaggggaaAAACATTTCCCCCACTTATGGGAcaggaacattctcttcattttggagatgtgttACCTTCTCACCTTAGCAGTCTCCTGTAACGAATGAGATTCCGATTCGGGTTGTACTAAAATTTTGATCCCAATTTCCAGGATTCTAATTTTGGTTGAATAGTTTTGGTGCTCACCCATGCCTTTCGCAACCTTGACATGGTCAGCGGCCAATGATGGAGGAGGATGTGGATAAAACAACCCTTCACTATAAGAGAGGGTCTGAGGTCAACCATTAATGGGGGGGAGGAAATGGATAAAACCCAGCCTTCACTATAAGAGAGGGTCTGAGGTCAACCAATAATGGGGGAGGAAATGGATAAAACCCAGTCTTCACTATAAGAGAGGGTCTGAGGTCAACCAATAATGGGAGAGGAAATGGATAAAACCCAGCCTTCACTATAAGAGAGGGTCTGAGGTCAACCATTAATGGGGGGGAGGAAATGGATAAAACCCAGCCTTCACTATAAGAGAGGGTCTGAGGTCAACCAATAATGGGGGAGGAAATGGATAAAACCCAGCCTTCACTATAAGAGAGGGTCTGAGGTCAACCAATAATGGGGGAGGAAATGGATAAAACCCAGCCTTCACTATAAGAGAGGGTCTGAGGTCAACCAATAATGGGGGAGGAAATGGATAAAACCCAGCCTTCACTATAAGAGAGGGTCTGAGGTCAACCATTAATGGGGGGAGGAAATGGATAAAAATCAGCCTTCACTATAAGAGAGGGTCTGAGGTCAACAAATAACGGGGGAGGAAATGGATAAAACCAAGCCTTCACTATAAGAGAGGGTCTGAGGTCAACCAATAATGGGGGAGGAAATAGATAAAACCCAGCCTTCACTATAAGAGGGGGTCTGAGGTCAACCATTAATGGGGGGAGGAAATGGATAAAACCCAGACTTCACTATAAGAGAAGGTCTGAGGTCACCCAATAcacgtacacatgaccagactttccggcagaaaaggtccgacggaacgaatccgtcagacattccgattgtgtatgggcttcatcggaccttttctgtctaaaaatctgacggaccttagaagtagaaaatgtttcaaatctttccgacggactcgattcctatctaAAAAAAATTTGTCTGTATGCGAGTCCGATGGCCTGAAAATGACacaagggtagctattggctactggctattgaacttccttttctagtccggtcgtacgtcatcacgttcgaaacaatcggactttggtgggatcgtgtgtaggcaagtccgttttgtcggaactctgtcgaaaagtcctttggagttcagtccgacaagaagtccgcttgtgtgtatgcttCATAAGAGAGGGTTTGAGGTCAGCCATTAATGGGGGGAGGAAAAGGATAAAACCCAGTCTTCTCTATAAGAGGGGGTCTGAGGTCAATCATTAATGGGGGAGGAAATGGATAAAACCCAGCCTTCACTATAAGAGAGAGTTTGAGATCAGCCAataatggggggggaggggatggataACCCCCACCCCTCACTATAAGAGGAGGTCTGAGATCACTCAATAATGGGAGGGAGATGGATAAAACCCAGCTCTCGTTATAAGAGGAGGTCTGAGACCACCCAATAATGTGGAGATGGATTATATGACAGTAATGAGGCCTAAGCACACCCAAAACTGAGTCAGAAATACTGTCACACCCTTTTTATGTTAAAAAAGGCCAGTTTGTGACACAAGTAAAATTCTAATTCTTGGCAGAAAGGTCAGACAGAAAATGACACATCCCTTGTACCTCTTAGGGTCTGGGAAAGTTCAAAAGAACCACTATTCTCATAAAGAATGTCCATTAACCATTTCTTAACAGACCACTGATAACCAGAGATCTTCTGATGAGGTCCATCATATATTCCGTCACAGCCTGTTTATCCAGCCCTGGTTTATAAAACCCATTAAGACTTGTCATAAGCAGCGTAGCAGGCATTAAAGCAATATCTGAGGGTTTCTACTCACAGAGACGGGCTTTATGGCGTATCGTAAATGTTTTAGCAAGCAGCGGAATGTTAAATCAACATCTCCCGGCTGAGCTAAAATCTACACATAATTCATAACCTCTGTAGTGATTAAGTTAATAAAGATGATTCCACTAAATGTAGAAGACCACTACCATCATTCTAGCATTAAACACCCCCGTGTTATGAAGGGCagtggggaagtaaggcccattacTACTTCATAGAAAGGAGCATTTCGGGAGGTCATGAGGGGTCTTGTTCAGAAGGTAATTTGTTTTGTTGAATGATAAAATAAGGGTTACTAGATCATGACATGTATACTCAGGATAGTAACATATTTATAAAACTGTACCTACATAATCATAAACATGTTTAACATCCCCTTGGCCACTCTGTAGACCCTTTTATTGGTCAGATCCTTTCTATCAGCACCTTCCTCAAGCATCAGTGAGGGGTGGCTCCATCTGCAGTCTAGAACACTCCTTTACCCTCGAAacaaggaacatctgccaagtaGGGATGAATTTAGGTGGGTTCGGAGAGGAGTCAATAAGTGGTCGAGGCATTCCCTTCCTAGCAGCTGCACATACAAGGGGCTTGTTATTGCCTGTCCACAGTGACAGCTATGCAGCATCAGTATCAGGCATAACATTCCAGCAGCCGGTGCTTTCTGTGAGCTGGGCTCTGGTAAGGAAGAGGTGGTGGACAATGAGATGACAGACTAGACTTGGGTGCCATGGAGGGAAGATCCAGACAGCTCTAGGGATGAGGTGAAAGAGGGAGAACAGGAGCATGTTGGAAGGGAAAAGGGTGTCCAACAACAAGAGCACTTCACAGTGGCCAGCAGAGAACAGGCATCTGGTGGTCATGGCATCTCCACTGCTGACCATACCCTTGTTGCATCAACTTGGCTACCACCTGTATTTGAAACAATATGAATCTCCACCAAGGAACTGGCAGGAGCTGCATCCAAGGTGCTGAGGAAGCAATGGTGGTTTGCGTCTCTTTGTATACAGGTGGTGTGGAATGTGTGGAGAACATACAAACACTAAGTAACCAAATCTACATTGCCAATTCCCACTTGCGGTAGCCAGCCTACTAACCCCTTATATCCCCATCCTAATATAGTACAACCaatacagtccagataattctccACTATCCATCTACAGAGAAACCCACATAGATCACCTGACCACATcactgaggatggaggaggaccggagtcacatgactgagaggatattaaacttcaccctggagatcatctacctgctgaccggagaggtgaggaggattctgggaggtcacatgacatcactcttatctctattaataaaacacagacctgaccggagaggtgaggaggattctgggaggtcacatgacatcactcttatctctattaataaaacacagacctgaccggagaggtgaggaggattctgggaggtcacatgacatcactcttatctctattaataaaacacacacctgaccggagaggtgaggaggattctgggaggtcacatgacatcactcttatctctattaataaaacacagacctaacCCAAAGGTAGAACATAATTTTGGGATATTATATGATATTACTGTTTTGCTTGAAAACAGAGTTTTTCTTCTATAAAATCTGGTGACCATATGACCATCATGATGCCTCTACCTCACCTTCTGACACCTAAGAAAAACAGCgacaagaagattctagaagtcaccaagaagatgatggagctgctgacaggagaggtgaggaggattctgggaattctcggacattatccagtaacagacaagggatgtgtctggatggtgactgtatcattgtgtgtgtcaggttcctataaggtgtcaggatgtcactgtctatttctccatggaggagtgggagtatttagaaggacacaaggatctctacaaggacgtcatgatggacaatcagccgcccctcacatcaccgggtaagaggagactttattgtaaaggagagagcagtacggagggtccacctagatcccccatcatctgataaacacatagaaacaatgtattcagtcagtgtgtgtgtttcctacagatggatccagtaatgggaacccccCAGAGAGAGGCTTTTTTGAGCTGAACTATAGCTAAATACTAACATAAACCTCTATTAACAGCCTTACTGGGATGAAAAGCAAGGTCCCACCCCCAGTGCTGCATATCACCAGAAGCCTAGGCCTATGGTCACTTGTTCTATGGTAAAGGGTCTACAAGTCTACTTTGACCCTCTTGTTtatcagagatcacatgacccagtGTCTAGGCTTGTGGTTGTATAAAGAGCAtggacctcccagtccccattggttcctgctcttctgacaaggctgtgtaaatgtagaagtgatctgggaggaggaccaaaggccctttgactgaagaggggggagagtcccagctggttgggacatccacagagaacatctgctcactcatatctacctgatccagatggaatcttgatggaagtgaactaaccctctcatatctattgatgatgtttttatatttttccaggacacgccatggagaaaccctcaaaggatcgtctcactttatctccaggttgtaaaatggaagatgaggacatcacaggagattgtggaggagaaaagacaatgagctgcactatggatggtggacttcacagtgtggatagaccatggaatccctctgactctgagcaacctcgtactgtgagggatggtgttGGAATTCAGGAGGAGGAGAAAtgttcctgccctgagtgcgggaaatgttttagctCTAAATTAACCCTTTctatacatcagaggtcccacacgggggagaagcttcattcctgtcctgagtgcggggaaTGTTTTTTTCATATAGGAGAAGTCATCAAGCATTACAGATCTCACACGGGGAAGAAGCCTTATttttgttctgagtgtgggaaatatttTTCAGAAAAGACGactctttccagacatcagaaacTGCACACCGGCGAGAGACCATTTTCCTGccttgagtgcggaaaatgttttataCAGAAATCAGATCTGGTTAATCATCAAAGAtcacacacgggtgagaagccgcaTAAATGCCCTCAATGCACAAAAAGTTATACACGGAAATCAGATCTCGTTAACCATCAAAGATTACACACGggtgaaaagccgtattcctgttctgagtgcgggaagtgtttctcgCAAAAGTACAATCTCACTGAACACCAGATAAGCCACAGAGGGAAAAAGCTGTTTTCCTgcgctgagtgtgggaaatgttattCGCGGAAATCAGAATAtgtcaaacatcagagatctcacacgggggagaagccgtattcctgttctgagtgcgggaaattttttgtacaaaaatcagaacttgtcacacatcagaggtctcacacaagggaaaagccgtattcctgttctgagtgcgagaAATGCTTTTCAGGAAAGATCGCTCTTTCCAGACATCAAAGATTGCACACGGGCGAGAGGCCATAtgcctgtcctgagtgtggaaaatgttttaaaCGGAAACGCACCCTTGATAaccatcaaagatctcacacacgggagaagccgtattcctgccccaaGTGTACAAAATGTTATACAAGGAAATCCGACCTTGATAGTCACCAAAGCTCTCACACAGGGGATAAgttgtattcctgttctgagtgcgggagaTGTTATACATGGAAGTCAGACCTTGTTAAACATCAAAaagctcacacaggggagaagccgtattcctgtcccgagtgtgCAAAACGTTATCCACGGAAATcagaccttgttaaacatcagagatcgcacacaggtgagaagccgtattcctgttctgagtgcgggaaatgctttgcaCGAAAGTCCAACCTTACAGAACATGAGATACGCCACACGGGGACAAAGCTGTTTTCTtgctctgagtgtgggaaatgttatcTATGGAAATCGGAATTTGTcaaacatcaaagatctcacataGGGGAGAAGtagtattcctgccctgagtgcgggaaatagtTTTTCACGGAAGTCTTGTTTGACCAGACATCAGAGAACCCACACAACCCTCAAGGAGTATTAGTATCccaagtgtgggaaatgtcttctatatggatCATATTTTgccgtacatcagagatctcacaccgggAAGAAGCACACCTTGATATACACCTCAGAAAACACGTGACTGAGCGCTCCACTGTTCTTTATTTTTAACAAAAGACTTAAAAATTGGGGGTTTACTAAAACCTTCAAACTTTTGTCTGGCTTAAAAAGATTAAATATTTATATTCTTAAAAACATGATGTTCTCTCTACCTTTTCTGTGTCCCATGTCCTTCTGAATAAAAGTATTAGTATAAATGCCAACAGCCCAGTCTTGTGAAGGGTCAAGCCGTGTTTCTGGAACACCAACCACATCTTCAACCACAAGAtcatctttcttcctcactttcacatcAAATCTAACATAGAGAAACTCCCCCTCCCATCTTTTCTATGTCTGGTGTCCCTCTAAACAacccctccctctcctccggcacctttccttccccgctcaaacatgcactggttacccccatactcaaaaaacgctcactagaccccacctgtttgaataacttaagacccatctccctgctcccgtttgcctccaagctcatcgaacgccttgttcataaccaaatgagtcgctacctcacggacaacaaccttctcgaccccctacattCCGGCTTCCACCCACAATGTTCTaatgaaactgccctactaaaactaaccaatgacctaataactgctaaaaccaatggccactactcgaTACTCaaacttttagacctctctgctgcctttgacacagctgaccacctgctcctcctcagcaaattacactcccttggcctccgtgattctgcattatcctggttctcctcctacctatctcagcgcactttcagtgtcacttaaaactccatctcctccgctccccttcctctttctgttggggtaccccaaggctccgtccttgggcctctcctattctcgctctatacctcttccctgggccagttgataacctcccatggcttccaataccacctctatgccgatgacacacagatctatctctccactcctcaactcaccccctccatctcctcacggatctcaaacttactgaatgacatatcagtatggatgtcacgccacttcctcaaacgtaatctttctaaaactgagtttGTTATAttttcacggtccccctcctgtgacttcatctttaatatcaacaacacaaccattggttcctccacacatgccagggtcctgggtgtaatccttgactctgacctcttcttcagcccccatatccaatcactggctaaatcccgCCGCCTTAACCttcacaacatctccagaattcgacccttcctgactaatgacaccacaaagcaacttattcactccttgattatttcccgccttgactactgcaactctctccttaatggcctacccataagtaggctatccctccttcagtctattatgaatgctgctgctagactaataaacctcactaatcaatctgtgactgccgcccctctctgccaatcccttcactggcttcccctaccccactgtaaaattcaaaatgctaaccataacatacaaggccattcacaacatcacccccatctacatcaccaacctcatctgtagatatcgcccaaatcgtcccctccgctcctcccaggacctcctgctctctagctcccttgttacctcctcccatgttcgcattcaggacttctccagagcctctcccatcctctggaactccctgccccagtatgtctgatcagcccctaacctgtccacctttaggagatccctgaaaactcatttattcagggaagcctatcccacacccacctaacaactgtccccgagccaccgccatcaaatcattctctgcagctattaccttttgtatcaccaccccctccctttagaatgtaagctctacgagccgggccctcctgtatcttttgtattgaaatgtactgtaattgttttgtcccccctatacattgtaaagcgctgcgtaaactgttggcgctatataaatcacgtataataataataataaacaagaggatcagcatgaatacaaacagcccagtcttgtgaggagtCAAGCCGTTTTTTCTGGAACACCGACCACATCTCCAACCACAAgatcatttttcttcctcactttcacatcacatctaacatagagaaacccccctccatcctTTCTATGTCCCGTGTCCCTCTaaacaagaggatcagcatgaTAACAAACAGCCCAGTCTTGGGAAGGGTCAAGCCATGTTTCTGAAACACCGACCACATCTCCAACCACAAgatcatttttcttcctcactttcacatcacatctaacatagagaaacccccctccatcttTTCTATATCTCGTGCCCCTCTAAACAAGAGAGTCAGCATGAATATAAACAGACCAGCCTTGTGAGGAGTCAAGCC
It contains:
- the LOC141104948 gene encoding oocyte zinc finger protein XlCOF8.4-like codes for the protein MEEDRSHMTERILNFTLEIIYLLTGESFSSIKSGDHMTIMMPLPHLLTPKKNSDKKILEVTKKMMELLTGEVRRILGILGHYPVTDKGCVWMVTVSLCVSGSYKVSGCHCLFLHGGVGVFRRTQGSLQGRHDGQSAAPHITG